A genome region from Hevea brasiliensis isolate MT/VB/25A 57/8 chromosome 9, ASM3005281v1, whole genome shotgun sequence includes the following:
- the LOC131183422 gene encoding protein RALF-like 32, whose amino-acid sequence MEQKYSVFPFSFHIIILSLLLFLCNNRVSSSSAVRCNGSIAECSEDYELLMESEISGRILAQKKYISPGALKRDKPVCNGGGSGQSYSSSCLPSSSNSQTRGCSKYYRCRSDS is encoded by the coding sequence atggagcagAAATACTCGGTTTTCCCCTTCTCCTTCCATATCATAATCCTTTCCTTATTATTATTTCTCTGCAACAATAGGGTTTCATCATCTTCTGCTGTCAGATGCAATGGTTCAATAGCTGAGTGCAGTGAAGATTACGAGTTGTTGATGGAATCGGAAATTAGCGGAAGGATTCTTGCACAGAAGAAATATATATCACCAGGTGCTCTGAAGAGAGACAAACCAGTTTGCAATGGTGGTGGTAGTGGCCAGTCTTACAGTAGCAGTTGTTTGCCTTCCTCCTCTAATTCTCAAACTCGTGGTTGTTCTAAGTACTATCGTTGTAGGTCTGATTCTTGA